The following nucleotide sequence is from Halapricum desulfuricans.
CTCCCCGTACGGGATGTCGATGACGACGTGTGTCGACCCGGCGCTTTTCTTCTTCGAGAGGACCGACGCGACGATCTGTCCCTCCGGGTCGACCGACAGCGGCGTCTCCGCGCGGATGATCTTGTCGTCGACCGGCGAGAGGTCGACTGATCCACCCCAGATCATACAGCCGTTGGTCCGTTCGACGATCCCCCTGATCTCGTCGAGCGTGAAGTCCACGTCACAGAACACCTCGAGCGTATCCGCCGTCCCGGCGGCGGAGGTCACGGCCCGCGAGGAGGTCTTCGGGATCGGGACGCCGGCGGCGGCCACGATAGCGACGACAATCGGCGTCACCCGGTTGCCCGCCACGCCGCCGATAGAGTGTTTGTCCCCGATCGGTCTGCGGTCCCACTTCAGGGTCTGGCCCACCTCGACCATCGCGGACGTCAGGCCCTGCATCTCCTCGCGCGACAGTCCGTTCGCGAACACGCCCGAGACGAACGCGCTCAACTCGACGTCGTTCAGCCGGTCGTGTTTGATGTCCTCGACGATCGTCCGCAACTCCGTGAGTTCAAGCTCCTCGCCGAGGAGTTTCTCCCGGAGGTGGACGACGGAATCGGGCCTGTCCGCGACGACGACCTCGACGGGACCGGTGACGTGTCCCAGCGGCCGCGTGACGCCGAGGGTCCCTCTCGAGACCAGTTCGTCGGTCACCTCGACGATTCCCGTCGTCGTCCCGCCGTCGTACTGGAGCCGGACCCGATCGAGCGGGTGGACGCCGATTTCAGACGCGTCCGCCGCGTTGAGCAGGACGGTCGGCGTTCGCGTCCCGATGTCGATCGCTTCCACAGCGAGTCGCATACTGTCCGTTCGTCCGGACGAACCATAGAACCACGAGGTGCAGACCACTCTCGGCGATTTTCGCCACACTTCGTTCGGCAGAAGATGCGCCGGAGGGCTCGCGCCTGCTCGCCTTCTGGGCCCTCGCTCACGTCGTTCGCGAGGACACCGGCCGGGATTTGAACCGGAGCCAGACGTGCTCGCTACGCTGCGCTTCCAGGCTGCGACTTTCAGGGTGACGTAACAGTTACAAAATCCGGCAGCAAACAGCAGCACTCAGCAGCAAATCGAGAAGCTACCCCAAACCTTTAAATGTATATTTAATCTACATTGAGGTATGGCCGAGTTCACATTCCAAGGCGAGGAAGCAATCACGAAGGATGTAACCAAAACAGGAACGGGCGCACACGTCTTCGTTCCGAAAGAATGGCTTGGTGAAGAAGTCGCCGTCATCCGACTATCCCAAGACGACTGATACTACATACATGTCCTCTACACACCTCTCCCTCCCAGTCCGCTTGCCAGCCGAGGAGAGAGAGCGATACAATCGACTCGCTGAACTCACCACGCAAACAGCGAACACGCTCATCGAGCAATACTGGACACTAGACCACCTATCTGAGATTCACGAATCCTCGCATCAAGCGTGGAAATACTTTGACGAACACGAAGCGTTTGACGAGTTCAATATCTACCTCCCTTCCAGATACAAACGCTGCCTGTTGCAGAAAGTCGGTGAAACCCTGCGAAGCCACGCCGACAAACGAGACGCTTTTCAGACTATCAAGCCGCTGCTTCCCGACCACAAGATTCGACGCATCCACACGCGACGAATCAAAGAGCGGCTCTGGGAGTCGGACGAATACCTGTCTTCGGGCTACGTAGATGCACTAATCAACCAGTTGAACGCTTACTACGACGTTCACGGCGAATATCCAGACACGTACTTTGACTTTCAAGACTGCCCAGAATACTCCTCTGGCGTGTTACCGTATTCAGCAGATGACGGGCCAACTAGCGGTCAGGCAGTCAAATACCAGTACGACGAATCCACGCAACAACTCACTGTCGAACTCAAAACCCCTGATACACTTGAAGCCGACACATGGGGTGACTGGACATGGACAGAATACACCTTAGATGGCTACGACGCCTTCCGCGAGTTAGTTGAATACGGGAGTCTCTCCGCTCCATCATTCCAACCCAACACGTCGAAACGGGGCACTGAATACTACGAGTTGTCGTTCCCCGTCGAGGTCGAACACACAGACACCCCTGACGACGTTAAAACTGTGTTAGCGATTGATGGCGGTCTTCGGAAAGATGCAACCGCTGTCGTCGTAGACAACGAAGGAGAACAACTCTCCACCCCGTATTTCATCCAGAATACGGAACGAGAGAGGATGCGGAATCTGAATCAGGAGCGCAATCAACTCAACTCGAAACTCGCTCATCTACGCCGACAGGGACGCGACCATACAGACCACTTTAAACACATTCAATCGGAGTACGAGCGAGTGAACAACAAGCTTCGGCACAAGCGCGAGCAACTTGTCCACGACGTATCCAACCAAATCCTCGCACTCGCCGTAGTGTACGACGTGGACGCTATCGTCCACGAAGACCTGCGGTCACTCTCACCACCACGGGGTGACGGACAGCTCTCATGGGAACTGTCATCATGGGCACGTCGAGAGATTATCGAGAGCATCAAATACCGCGCCGATATTGCGGGTATTCACGTTGAGAGAGTGTATGCAGGAAACACGAGTCGGTCGTGTCCTCGCTGTGGCTCGACAGGACATACAACGAAATCGCCGGACCACGACTACGAGGTCTGGCACGGCGGGCACTTCCGTTGCGACAACTCGCGGTGTGGCTTTCAGGCTGACCGTGACTACGTTGGCGCGGTCAACGTGGCCCGCGTGTTTTACGCGGAGTCGGACTCGCTAGACTCTGGTTTCACGTCTTCCTATACGGGAGACTCTGAAATCGAGCTAGCTGGCCGTTCCGCTGGCTCGCGTCCCGCGTTCGGCAACGCCCCCGTAGCGTATACTGGACAGTCGAGAGTGACTGCTGGTGGCGGGTCGGCGTTTATCGCGCCCGCTGTCACTCTGACAGGGACGAAAAACAATGGCAGCAAAAGTTCTGTGTCAAGCCCAGCGATACACAGTTACTCTCGCTTCGTGCGAGATACTGCTGTTTGCTGCTGAAAATTGGAACGGTTCAAACCCGGTTCCGCAGTCGCCCGTCACGTCCGTTTCTCGCAGACATGCGCCGGCCGGGATTTGAACCCGGGCCATGAGCTTGGAAGGCTAAGGAAGCAATTTCTGCGAAATTGCTATTCTTCCATCGGAGACAGCGCGTAACGCCCGATTTATCGGGATTCACCCCTACCTTCGCACCCTACCCTTTTATATATTCGGGGGCAAAATCAGGGGGGTCCCGGAGTCGAAGCCTTGTGGCTCATTTATTGTACGCTCATCCGTTTACTGAAAAGACGGTAATACTTGCCGGTTTGCGGGGAGAACCGGGCTAATTCTGAAGACCCTCGATCAAATACGTCAGCGGTTTCACCCACGGATCAGTAGGCCGAATCGCAACGTACTCTTCCCGGTTCCCATTAATCGTCGGTCGAACCCGGCGGTCTTCAGTCGCTAAGAGATACTTCGCCGTCACCGGGTCCAAATCAATCACCCGGATCAATTCTTCGCTGTCGAGGACGTGAGCGACGAACATCTTCTCGCCCCTTTGGGCAATAATCTGTTCAATCTTGTCTGGCCGGACCCACATCTCGCTCGACGGTGAGATGGGTACATCTGTTCCAGTCACCTCAACATACGCGT
It contains:
- a CDS encoding DUF2080 family transposase-associated protein → MAEFTFQGEEAITKDVTKTGTGAHVFVPKEWLGEEVAVIRLSQDD
- a CDS encoding AMP phosphorylase, translating into MRLAVEAIDIGTRTPTVLLNAADASEIGVHPLDRVRLQYDGGTTTGIVEVTDELVSRGTLGVTRPLGHVTGPVEVVVADRPDSVVHLREKLLGEELELTELRTIVEDIKHDRLNDVELSAFVSGVFANGLSREEMQGLTSAMVEVGQTLKWDRRPIGDKHSIGGVAGNRVTPIVVAIVAAAGVPIPKTSSRAVTSAAGTADTLEVFCDVDFTLDEIRGIVERTNGCMIWGGSVDLSPVDDKIIRAETPLSVDPEGQIVASVLSKKKSAGSTHVVIDIPYGEGAKVEALSEAREMARDFNRVGESLDMEVTCAITRGEQPVGRGVGPVLEARDVLAVLNGDGPDDLRIKSERLAQLLLDTAGVEVSASEILSDGRAIAKFREIVDAQRGDPNVSVDDLVPGQHTETVTAARDGVVTHVDNRRVNELARRAGSPKDTRAGVYLDARVGDRVRHGEVLVTIHAQKRAKLEQARSFAAANEPVRVLPEGEALVEQL
- a CDS encoding transposase, with the translated sequence MPAEERERYNRLAELTTQTANTLIEQYWTLDHLSEIHESSHQAWKYFDEHEAFDEFNIYLPSRYKRCLLQKVGETLRSHADKRDAFQTIKPLLPDHKIRRIHTRRIKERLWESDEYLSSGYVDALINQLNAYYDVHGEYPDTYFDFQDCPEYSSGVLPYSADDGPTSGQAVKYQYDESTQQLTVELKTPDTLEADTWGDWTWTEYTLDGYDAFRELVEYGSLSAPSFQPNTSKRGTEYYELSFPVEVEHTDTPDDVKTVLAIDGGLRKDATAVVVDNEGEQLSTPYFIQNTERERMRNLNQERNQLNSKLAHLRRQGRDHTDHFKHIQSEYERVNNKLRHKREQLVHDVSNQILALAVVYDVDAIVHEDLRSLSPPRGDGQLSWELSSWARREIIESIKYRADIAGIHVERVYAGNTSRSCPRCGSTGHTTKSPDHDYEVWHGGHFRCDNSRCGFQADRDYVGAVNVARVFYAESDSLDSGFTSSYTGDSEIELAGRSAGSRPAFGNAPVAYTGQSRVTAGGGSAFIAPAVTLTGTKNNGSKSSVSSPAIHSYSRFVRDTAVCC